One Bombus pascuorum chromosome 4, iyBomPasc1.1, whole genome shotgun sequence DNA segment encodes these proteins:
- the LOC132906013 gene encoding notchless protein homolog 1 isoform X1 has product MNKRKLEEEDKTKQHNENFSAEIKNVKRILSRLKSDKGDILPGGLLDLPINITVDKLQEICNALLQTEESIPFAFYVNNIEITDSLENSIKENFSISEDVIDIIYQPQAIFKVRAVTRCTGSLEGHKEAVISVAFSPAGTCLASGSGDTTVRFWDIYTQTPQYTCEGHKHWVLCISWSPCGTKLASACKNGTILLWNPKTGTQIGKAMLGHKMWVTSLCWEPYHKNSECQYLVSGSKDCDLRIWDTVRSQTIRVLSGHTKSVTCVKWGGSGLIYSGSQDRTIKVWRAKDGILCRTLEGHAHWVNTLALNVDYVLRTGSFNLGKDQETNEDRVEYAKKRYESVGEELLVSGSDDFTLFLWKPEKEKKYIARMTGHQQLINDVKFSPDGRIIASASFDKSIKLWESNTGKYITSLRGHVQAVYSISWSADSRLLVSSSADSTLKLWSLKTKKLCQDLPGHADEIYAVDWSPDGLRVASGGKDKVLRLWQN; this is encoded by the exons atgaataaaagaaaacttgAAGAAGAAGACAAGACCAAGCAacacaatgaaaatttttcagcagaaataaaaaatgttaaacggATTTTATCACGTTTGAAATCAGATAAGGGTGACATATTACCAGGAGGTTTACTAGATTTACCCATAAATATTACTGTTGataaattacaagaaatttGTAATGCACTTCTACAAACGGAAGAATCAATACCTTTTgcattttatgtaaataatattgagATCACAGATAGTTTAGAAAAcagtattaaagaaaattttagcATTAGTGAGGATgtaattgatattatatatcagCCACAAGCAATTTTTAAAGTTAGAGCAGTTACACGGTGTACTGGATCATTGGaag gTCATAAAGAGGCTGTAATATCAGTTGCTTTCTCACCAGCTGGAACATGTTTAGCTAGTGGTTCTGGAGATACAACAGTAAGATTTTGGGATATATATACGCAAACTCCACAATATACATGTGAAGGTCATAAACATTGGGTATTATGTATATCATGGTCTCCATGTGGAACTAAGCTTGCATCTGCATGTAAAAAtggtacaattttattatggaATCCAAAAACAGGGACACAGATAG GAAAAGCAATGTTAGGACACAAAATGTGGGTCACCTCTTTATGTTGGGAACcatatcataaaaattctgAATGCCAGTATTTAGTTAGTGGTTCAAAAGATTGTGACCTGAGGATATGGGACACAGTACGCTCACAAACTATTCGTGTTCTATCTGGTCACACAAAAAGTGTGACATGTGTTAAGTGGGGTGGTAGTGGCCTTATTTATTCTGGTTCACAAGATAGGACTATCAAAGTATGGCGAGCTAAAGAT GGAATCTTGTGTAGGACTTTAGAAGGCCATGCACATTGGGTGAATACTTTAGCATTGAATGTGGATTATGTACTTAGAACTGGTTCTTTTAATCTTGGAAAAGATCAAGAAACAAATGAAGATCGCGTAGAATATGCAAAGAAGCGTTACGAATCTGTAGGGGAAGAACTACTTGTTTCTGGTTCTGatgattttacattatttctatGGAAAccggaaaaggaaaagaaatatattg caAGAATGACAGGACACCAACAGTTAATTAATGATGTGAAATTCTCGCCAGATGGTCGCATAATTGCATCTGCTTCATTTGATAagtctataaaattatgggaATCAAATACAGGGAAGTATATAACTTCATTAAGAGGTCATGTGCAAGCTGTATACTCAATCTCATGGAGTGCAGATTCCCGTTTACTTGTCAGCAGTAGTGCAGATTCTACCTTAAAAC TATGGagtttaaaaacaaaaaaacttTGCCAAGATTTACCTGGTCATGCAGATGAAATTTATGCAGTGGATTGGTCTCCAGACGGATTGCGTGTTGCATCTGGTGGAAAAGATAAAGTTTTGCGACTTTGGCAGAATTGA
- the LOC132906013 gene encoding notchless protein homolog 1 isoform X2, with amino-acid sequence MNKRKLEEEDKTKQHNENFSAEIKNVKRILSRLKSDKGDILPGGLLDLPINITVDKLQEICNALLQTEESIPFAFYVNNIEITDSLENSIKENFSISEDVIDIIYQPQAIFKVRAVTRCTGSLEGHKEAVISVAFSPAGTCLASGSGDTTVRFWDIYTQTPQYTCEGHKHWVLCISWSPCGTKLASACKNGTILLWNPKTGTQIGKAMLGHKMWVTSLCWEPYHKNSECQYLVSGSKDCDLRIWDTVRSQTIRVLSGHTKSVTCVKWGGSGLIYSGSQDRTIKVWRAKDGILCRTLEGHAHWVNTLALNVDYVLRTGSFNLGKDQETNEDRVEYAKKRYESVGEELLVSGSDDFTLFLWKPEKEKKYIDGRIIASASFDKSIKLWESNTGKYITSLRGHVQAVYSISWSADSRLLVSSSADSTLKLWSLKTKKLCQDLPGHADEIYAVDWSPDGLRVASGGKDKVLRLWQN; translated from the exons atgaataaaagaaaacttgAAGAAGAAGACAAGACCAAGCAacacaatgaaaatttttcagcagaaataaaaaatgttaaacggATTTTATCACGTTTGAAATCAGATAAGGGTGACATATTACCAGGAGGTTTACTAGATTTACCCATAAATATTACTGTTGataaattacaagaaatttGTAATGCACTTCTACAAACGGAAGAATCAATACCTTTTgcattttatgtaaataatattgagATCACAGATAGTTTAGAAAAcagtattaaagaaaattttagcATTAGTGAGGATgtaattgatattatatatcagCCACAAGCAATTTTTAAAGTTAGAGCAGTTACACGGTGTACTGGATCATTGGaag gTCATAAAGAGGCTGTAATATCAGTTGCTTTCTCACCAGCTGGAACATGTTTAGCTAGTGGTTCTGGAGATACAACAGTAAGATTTTGGGATATATATACGCAAACTCCACAATATACATGTGAAGGTCATAAACATTGGGTATTATGTATATCATGGTCTCCATGTGGAACTAAGCTTGCATCTGCATGTAAAAAtggtacaattttattatggaATCCAAAAACAGGGACACAGATAG GAAAAGCAATGTTAGGACACAAAATGTGGGTCACCTCTTTATGTTGGGAACcatatcataaaaattctgAATGCCAGTATTTAGTTAGTGGTTCAAAAGATTGTGACCTGAGGATATGGGACACAGTACGCTCACAAACTATTCGTGTTCTATCTGGTCACACAAAAAGTGTGACATGTGTTAAGTGGGGTGGTAGTGGCCTTATTTATTCTGGTTCACAAGATAGGACTATCAAAGTATGGCGAGCTAAAGAT GGAATCTTGTGTAGGACTTTAGAAGGCCATGCACATTGGGTGAATACTTTAGCATTGAATGTGGATTATGTACTTAGAACTGGTTCTTTTAATCTTGGAAAAGATCAAGAAACAAATGAAGATCGCGTAGAATATGCAAAGAAGCGTTACGAATCTGTAGGGGAAGAACTACTTGTTTCTGGTTCTGatgattttacattatttctatGGAAAccggaaaaggaaaagaaatatattg ATGGTCGCATAATTGCATCTGCTTCATTTGATAagtctataaaattatgggaATCAAATACAGGGAAGTATATAACTTCATTAAGAGGTCATGTGCAAGCTGTATACTCAATCTCATGGAGTGCAGATTCCCGTTTACTTGTCAGCAGTAGTGCAGATTCTACCTTAAAAC TATGGagtttaaaaacaaaaaaacttTGCCAAGATTTACCTGGTCATGCAGATGAAATTTATGCAGTGGATTGGTCTCCAGACGGATTGCGTGTTGCATCTGGTGGAAAAGATAAAGTTTTGCGACTTTGGCAGAATTGA